Proteins encoded by one window of Clostridium perfringens:
- the rimO gene encoding 30S ribosomal protein S12 methylthiotransferase RimO — translation MAKYKVGMVSLGCDKNRVDSEIMLGMVQNEYELTNNPKEADIIIVNTCGFIEKAKQESINTILDMAKYKTSHNCKLLIATGCLTQRYGDELLELMPEIDIMLGVNDYAKINEAIMNFINGNNEKVKATNYSDVSINEGLRLITTDKATAYLRIAEGCDNFCTYCIIPKIRGKFRSRALESIVEEAKKLAENGVKELILIAQDTTNYGIDIYGEKKLHLVLRELAKIEGIEWIRVLYCYPEAIYDELIKEISVNDKVCNYLDLPIQHISNNVLKRMGRKTTKEEIIGKINDLRKNVPNIVLRTSLIVGFPGESCEDFNELKDFIKTIKLDKVGVFTYSREEGTPAAIMEDQIDEEVKKAREEEIMLLQKEVSEEINKNKVGREYDVLIEKFNGEYYIGRSYEMAPDIDGCIYVKGNGAKKDQFCKVKIEKALEYDLVGVVCNESCK, via the coding sequence TTGGCGAAATATAAGGTAGGAATGGTGAGTTTAGGTTGTGATAAAAATAGAGTTGACTCAGAAATCATGCTTGGAATGGTTCAGAATGAGTACGAACTTACTAATAATCCAAAGGAAGCTGACATAATAATAGTAAATACTTGCGGATTTATAGAAAAGGCTAAACAAGAATCCATAAACACAATATTAGATATGGCAAAATATAAAACAAGTCACAACTGTAAGTTACTTATAGCTACAGGCTGCTTAACTCAAAGATATGGTGATGAATTATTAGAATTAATGCCTGAAATAGACATAATGTTAGGTGTTAATGATTATGCTAAAATAAATGAAGCCATAATGAACTTTATAAATGGAAATAATGAAAAAGTAAAAGCTACAAATTACAGTGATGTATCAATTAATGAAGGATTAAGACTTATAACAACTGATAAAGCTACTGCATACTTAAGAATTGCAGAAGGATGTGATAATTTCTGTACTTATTGCATTATTCCTAAAATCAGAGGTAAGTTTAGAAGTAGAGCTTTAGAAAGTATTGTAGAAGAAGCAAAAAAATTAGCTGAAAATGGAGTGAAAGAGTTAATATTAATAGCTCAAGACACTACTAATTATGGTATAGATATATATGGTGAAAAGAAACTTCACTTAGTTTTAAGAGAATTAGCTAAGATCGAAGGAATAGAGTGGATAAGAGTTCTTTATTGTTATCCAGAGGCTATATATGATGAACTTATAAAAGAGATCTCAGTAAATGATAAGGTATGTAATTATCTTGACTTACCTATACAACATATTAGTAATAATGTTTTAAAAAGAATGGGTAGAAAAACAACAAAAGAAGAGATAATAGGAAAAATTAATGACTTAAGAAAAAATGTTCCTAACATAGTTTTAAGAACTTCTTTAATAGTTGGTTTCCCAGGAGAATCTTGTGAAGATTTCAATGAATTAAAAGATTTTATAAAAACAATAAAATTAGATAAAGTTGGAGTATTTACTTACTCAAGAGAAGAAGGAACACCTGCTGCTATAATGGAAGATCAAATAGATGAAGAAGTTAAAAAAGCTAGGGAAGAAGAAATAATGTTACTTCAAAAAGAAGTATCAGAAGAAATTAATAAAAACAAAGTAGGTAGAGAATATGATGTTCTTATCGAAAAGTTTAATGGAGAATATTATATAGGAAGAAGCTATGAGATGGCTCCAGATATAGATGGATGTATTTATGTGAAAGGAAATGGAGCTAAAAAGGACCAG